A single genomic interval of Anopheles marshallii chromosome 2, idAnoMarsDA_429_01, whole genome shotgun sequence harbors:
- the LOC128707506 gene encoding WSCD family member AGAP003962, producing the protein MALRGWRLFGVAGTILVYVGGILFLSFVSLQGPQQKRGVHGPRGYGEFETIRNRDLGLMSKKPPLQWCTELHYLDAPVRAPRKPPKLLQTFPGHFVKKFSVYSYRGGGGGSSGSSSNNQNLHSAPGLTVQTGPANDGTLTGGPSVAASGPGSQGSSSHPVRPNSDTSSGKLADSDSVRKGGDAAWRAKALHTKPELTALVSFPGSGNTWLRYLLQQATGILTGSVYKDYGLLKSGFPAESVANSSVLVVKTHEWGPHAWAPYTKAILLIRDPERAILAEFNRQSGGHVGFASPDRYRRTKGRYWTQFVKNKLWAWEQTNLSWAKNFTGEVKLVFYDDLVENVEGTLRSILKFLNYTADEELLACALMRKEGIYRRKKRILQFDPYSPAMHAAIDEKRAEVYAALGRYDAH; encoded by the exons ATGGCACTGCGCGGCTGGCGACTGTTTGGGGTGGCCGGCACCATACTGGTGTACGTCGGCGGCATACTGTTCCTATCGTTCGTCAGCCTGCAGGGACCGCAGCAGAAGCGCGGCGTCCATGGGCCACGCGGGTACGGCGAGTTCGAAACGATCCGCAACCGGGACCTCGGCCTGATGAGCAAGAAGCCACCGTTGCAGTGGTGCACCGAGCTGCACTATCTCGACGCACCGGTCCGGGCGCCCCGCAAACCACCCAAGCTGCTGCAAACCTTCCCGGGCCATTTTGTGAAGAAGTTCAGCGTGTACAGCtaccgtggtggtggtggtggcagcagcggcagcagtagTAACAACCAGAACCTACACTCAGCACCCGGCCTGACGGTACAGACGGGACCGGCGAACGATGGTACGCTCACCGGTGGCCCATCGGTCGCGGCGTCCGGTCCCGGTAGCCAGGGCAGTTCCTCGCATCCGGTTCGGCCTAACAGTGACACATCTAGTGGTAAGCTAGCGGATAGTGATAGCGTACGAAAGGGGGGTGATGCGGCGTGGCGCGCGAAGGCACTGCACACGAAACCGGAACTGACGGCGCTCGTGTCATTCCCGGGCAGTGGCAATACCTGGCTGCGATATCTGCTACAGCAAGCGACCG GCATTCTAACCGGTAGCGTGTACAAAGACTATGGGCTGCTTAAAAGTGGTTTCCCGGCGGAAAGTGTCGCCAACTCGTCG GTGCTGGTAGTAAAAACACACGAATGGGGCCCGCACGCATGGGCCCCGTACACGAAAGCGATTCTACTGATACGTGATCCAGAGCGGGCCATACTGGCGGAGTTTAATCGTCAATCTGGTGGCCACGTGGGATTTGCCTCGCCTGATCGTTACCGTAGGACCAAGGGTCGAT ATTGGACtcaatttgtaaaaaataaactttggGCATGGGAACAAACGAATCTCTCGTGGGCGAAAAATTTCACCGGTGAGGTAAAGCTAGTCTTCTACGACGATTTGGTGGAGAACGTCGAAGGCACACTGCGCAGTATTCTTAAATTCCTCAACTATACGGCGGATGAG GAGCTGTTGGCGTGCGCACTGATGCGAAAGGAAGGTATTTACCGGCGCAAAAAGCGCATCCTGCAGTTCGACCCATACAGTCCGGCCATGCACGCAGCAATTGACGAAAAGCGTGCCGAAGTGTATGCAGCCCTCGGACGTTATGACGCACATTGA